The genomic DNA ATATTGAAAATATAATTAATCCTATAAGTACAAAAATGAATGATTTTTCTATGAAATTACTAAATGGTCCTCCAACAGTTAAAAAACCTAAAGAAATTTTCTTTTCGCTTAGCGGATAAAAAATTGGTATTCCTTGCTTTGTAAATAAATCTCCTAAAAACATATGACTTGCATAACCAATCGTACCATAAAAAGATAAATTATTAATATTAGTGATTAATTCTATCTGTTTTAGTAAAAAATATACTATTATAGTTGCAAATATGCTATGAGAAAAACTTCTGTGCTTTAACCAGGGAAAAATTGACAACATTAGACAAAAAATTGTAAAATATATTTCAACTTCTATGATGTATAAGCATATAGCTAATAGTATAAATATTAATGATAGAAAAACTTTTCTTAGAAATGTGTGGGTTAGTTTTGCTTCAATAATTATAATTGCAACAAATGTAATTATTGCGCTTAAATAAAAATTATCATTTATATTTATTGAAATAAAGAAAATAATAATATTAACAGCATATATAAAAATTCTATATATGTATTTGGATACATTGTTTTTTAGAATGAAATTTGAGACCATAGAATTAGATTTATCCAAATCGGGTAGTACAGCAAAAGTAGCTGAAACTAAAATATCAACTAAAGATATAGGAATTTTAAATATTAAAGATGTTTGGATAGCTGTTAAGATTCCTATTGCACAATGAGTTTTACCACGCATAAATCCTCCTAAATTATCCGATATTAAATCATATAATATTTAGAGGATATCAAAATAAAATAGGTTTGTCAAAATAATACGTTAAATGTATTTTAAATATAGCTTAAAATATGATACGAATTATGGTACAATAAGAATAACTGGTAGCGAGTGCGTGATTTGATATTATTTATGATTGTAGAACGTGTTAAAAAATTAAATAGACAGAAGGAGATGATGCAATTGTTCAAAAAGAACACCAACAAGATAAAGGTAATGGCCTTGGGTGGACTTAACGAAGTTGGAAAAAATATGACTGTTGTTGAGTATAAAGATGAAATAATTGTTATAGATGCTGGACTTAGTTTTCCAGAGGATGAAATGTTAGGAGTAGATATAGTTATACCAGATATAACTTATTTAGTAAAAAATAGGGATAAAATAAAGGGTATATTTATTACACATGGACATGAAGACCATATAGGAGCTCTTCCATATATATTAAAGAAAATAAATGTACCTGTATATGGGGCAAGACTTAGTATAGGTCTTATACAAGTAAAACTTAAAGAACATAAAATGAATAATGTTAAGTTAAATGTTATAGGTCCTAGACAAGTTATAAAGCTTGATAATATGGAAGTAGAGTTTTTGAAAAATAACCATAGTATACCAGATGCTTACTCTATTGCAATACACACAGACCAAGGTATAATATACCACACAGGAGATTTTAAGATTGACTTGACTCCTATTGATGGAGATGTTATGGATATGCATAGAATCTGTGAGTTGAGCAAAAAAGGAGTTCTTTTAATGCTGGCAGATAGTACTAATGCAGAAAAACCAGGATTTACTATGTCTGAAAAGACTGTTGGGGTAGGTCTTGACGAATTATTTGCAAAAGGAAATGGCAGAAGAATTATAGTTGCTACCTTTGCATCCAACATACACAGATTACAACAAATAATAAATACTGCTGAAAAGTTTAATAGAAAAGTTGCTATATCAGGTCGCTTAATGGTCAATGTAGTTGGAGTTGCAAAAGAATTAGGATACCTAGATATTTCTGATGACATGCTTATAGATTTAAATGATATATGTAAGTATGAAGATAGTGAATTAGTGATAATAACAACTGGTTCACAAGGTGAACCTATGTCAGCTCTTGCTAGAATGGCTTTTTCAGAGCACAAAAAAGTAGAAATAAAGAGTGGCGATTTAGTTATAATATCTGCTCATCCAATACCAGGAAATGAAAAATTAATATCAAGAGTAATCAATTTCTTATTTGAAAAAGGAGCAGAAGTAGTATACAGTGATATAGCTGATATACACGTTTCTGGACATGCCTGTCAAGAAGAATTAAAACTTATACATGCATTAGTTAGACCAAAGTTTTTTATGCCAGCTCATGGTGAATATAGAATGTTAAAAAGACATGCTGAAATAGCTGAACAGCTTGGTATGGACAAAGAAAATATTTTTGTCATGCAAACAGGAGATGTTTTAGAATTAGATAAAAATTCTGCTAAGGTAGCAAACCGTATACAAACAGGAAACATATTAGTTGATGGTCTAGGAGTAGGCGATGTAGGTAATATAGTTTTAAGGGATAGAAAGCATTTATCAGAAGATGGTCTTATGATAGTTGTAGTTACTATTTCCAAGGATGAGGGTAAGGTCTTAGCAGGTCCAGATATAATTTCCAGAGGATTCGTATATGTAAGAGAGTCAGAAGATTTAATGGATGGAGCAAAGGATATAATTAAGAATGTTCTAAATGAATGTGAAGAGAAAAATATTAAAGAATGGGCTTATTTAAAGAATAATATTAAAGAAAACCTAAAAGAATATTTATATCAAAAAACTAAACGAAATCCAATGATACTTCCTATCATAATGGAAGTATAATATAAAAAAACTATAAATTTGAAAATTAGACCTCTTGTAATTTTTAAAGTAATATCAAAAATCCAATTGATATTATCTTAAGAATTACAAGAGGTCTTTTTAATACTCATTTTAAAAAAAAATATATTACATAAAATACCAATTATAACAATCTTTTATTAGTAAAAACTAATTATATATAAATTTTACTGATAGGAGGATTCTTATGGATGATGTTTCAAGACAAAATGCTATAAAAGCTTTAAAACAAACAAAAATGGAAATAGCAGGAGAGTATGGAATGAATTATGAAGATGCTTTTGAAATAATAGAAAATGC from Clostridioides difficile ATCC 9689 = DSM 1296 includes the following:
- a CDS encoding metal-dependent hydrolase; this encodes MRGKTHCAIGILTAIQTSLIFKIPISLVDILVSATFAVLPDLDKSNSMVSNFILKNNVSKYIYRIFIYAVNIIIFFISININDNFYLSAIITFVAIIIIEAKLTHTFLRKVFLSLIFILLAICLYIIEVEIYFTIFCLMLSIFPWLKHRSFSHSIFATIIVYFLLKQIELITNINNLSFYGTIGYASHMFLGDLFTKQGIPIFYPLSEKKISLGFLTVGGPFSNFIEKSFIFVLIGLIIFSILKL
- a CDS encoding ribonuclease J, with product MQLFKKNTNKIKVMALGGLNEVGKNMTVVEYKDEIIVIDAGLSFPEDEMLGVDIVIPDITYLVKNRDKIKGIFITHGHEDHIGALPYILKKINVPVYGARLSIGLIQVKLKEHKMNNVKLNVIGPRQVIKLDNMEVEFLKNNHSIPDAYSIAIHTDQGIIYHTGDFKIDLTPIDGDVMDMHRICELSKKGVLLMLADSTNAEKPGFTMSEKTVGVGLDELFAKGNGRRIIVATFASNIHRLQQIINTAEKFNRKVAISGRLMVNVVGVAKELGYLDISDDMLIDLNDICKYEDSELVIITTGSQGEPMSALARMAFSEHKKVEIKSGDLVIISAHPIPGNEKLISRVINFLFEKGAEVVYSDIADIHVSGHACQEELKLIHALVRPKFFMPAHGEYRMLKRHAEIAEQLGMDKENIFVMQTGDVLELDKNSAKVANRIQTGNILVDGLGVGDVGNIVLRDRKHLSEDGLMIVVVTISKDEGKVLAGPDIISRGFVYVRESEDLMDGAKDIIKNVLNECEEKNIKEWAYLKNNIKENLKEYLYQKTKRNPMILPIIMEV
- a CDS encoding CD1290 family small acid-soluble spore protein; the encoded protein is MDDVSRQNAIKALKQTKMEIAGEYGMNYEDAFEIIENASNKGVLEGYFKKLEKKKNLGQGISRHLE